A genomic window from Desulfobotulus mexicanus includes:
- a CDS encoding polysaccharide biosynthesis protein, with translation MLSIKKTVDFLVGIPRWQKRLLCLIVDCFFVIFALWLAFVLRMGHSAVHVKDLIWVFIAAPLLSIPVFIRMGLYRAIIRYIGSDALKTIFHAVTLSSLLLALFFFWFRDFTFFVPEGTVVPRSIVVNYWFLCVFFIGGSRFLARNIVNRNMQVRGLFLPVIKRTKTHASPVVVYGAGAAGFEVMGALVRSREFLPVAFIDDDKKLHGRVMAGYRVFSPASLSGLIERYDLRYVLLAMPSVSRSRKQQIINMLEPLNVHVKTLPSVNEVAEGRVAVQDIQDVDIADLLGRDPVAAQKELLSHCITGKNVMITGAGGSIGSELCRQALRQNPELLVLFEHSEFALYKIERELLQLRSRESIETLIVPVLASVCAWGRVLAALRAFDIHTVYHAAAYKHVPLVEQNMAEGVRNNVFGTLVVAQAAMVAGVEHFILISTDKAVRPANVMGATKRMAEMLLQALSQVAVLDQPLLIPREEAFGVENRTCFSMVRFGNVLGSSGSVIPLFRKQIEAGGPVTVTHPDMTRYFMTIPEAAELVIQSGAMARGGDVFLLDMGEPVSVLSLARRMILLSGSSIKDSDNSDGDIEIVFTGLRPGEKLFEELLIDIAGKESTSHPKIFRAHEAHPDWHGFSLCLDRIHGAMNYCFPHGAPAFCDCDAIRRILMENVDGYMPQCDISDLIWEKMSRRNCIDNQQV, from the coding sequence ATGTTATCAATAAAAAAAACTGTAGATTTTCTTGTCGGTATTCCCAGATGGCAGAAAAGATTGCTTTGCCTTATTGTAGATTGTTTTTTTGTCATTTTTGCTCTCTGGCTGGCGTTTGTTTTACGAATGGGGCATAGTGCTGTTCATGTAAAGGATCTTATATGGGTTTTTATTGCGGCACCGCTTCTGTCCATACCTGTTTTTATCCGCATGGGCCTCTATCGGGCTATTATTCGTTATATTGGCTCAGATGCTCTGAAAACCATTTTTCATGCCGTTACCCTTTCTTCTCTTTTGCTTGCCTTGTTTTTTTTCTGGTTCAGGGATTTTACTTTTTTTGTGCCTGAAGGGACTGTGGTTCCACGATCTATAGTTGTTAACTATTGGTTCTTGTGCGTTTTTTTTATCGGAGGTAGCCGTTTTCTGGCAAGGAATATTGTAAACCGGAATATGCAGGTCCGGGGACTTTTTCTTCCGGTAATAAAAAGAACTAAAACACATGCCTCACCAGTAGTGGTATATGGTGCGGGTGCCGCAGGTTTTGAGGTCATGGGAGCTTTGGTGCGCAGCAGGGAATTTCTTCCTGTGGCTTTTATTGATGATGATAAGAAACTGCATGGGCGGGTTATGGCGGGTTATCGAGTCTTTTCTCCCGCAAGCCTTTCAGGTTTAATTGAAAGATATGACCTGCGTTATGTCCTTCTGGCCATGCCTTCCGTATCAAGGTCCAGAAAACAGCAGATTATTAATATGCTTGAGCCTTTGAATGTGCATGTAAAAACCCTGCCCAGCGTGAATGAAGTCGCCGAAGGCAGGGTAGCTGTTCAGGATATTCAGGATGTGGATATTGCTGATTTACTGGGGCGTGATCCTGTTGCAGCCCAAAAGGAGCTTTTGTCTCATTGCATCACAGGAAAAAATGTGATGATTACCGGTGCCGGAGGATCTATTGGTTCTGAACTCTGCCGTCAGGCTCTGAGGCAAAATCCTGAGTTGCTTGTACTTTTTGAGCACTCTGAATTTGCCCTTTATAAAATTGAACGGGAACTTCTTCAACTTCGGTCCAGAGAATCCATTGAAACCCTTATTGTTCCGGTTCTGGCATCTGTCTGCGCATGGGGACGAGTACTCGCAGCACTCAGAGCTTTTGATATTCATACCGTTTATCACGCAGCCGCATACAAGCATGTTCCCCTGGTTGAACAGAATATGGCTGAAGGGGTCCGAAACAATGTATTTGGTACGCTGGTTGTGGCTCAGGCAGCCATGGTTGCAGGGGTGGAGCACTTTATCCTGATTTCAACGGATAAAGCCGTACGCCCTGCCAATGTCATGGGGGCTACCAAGCGGATGGCGGAGATGCTCCTGCAGGCCTTAAGTCAGGTAGCCGTGTTGGATCAGCCCCTTTTGATTCCCAGAGAAGAGGCCTTTGGTGTAGAAAACAGAACATGCTTCAGCATGGTGCGCTTTGGTAATGTGTTAGGATCTTCTGGGTCTGTGATTCCACTTTTTAGAAAACAGATAGAAGCAGGCGGTCCTGTAACCGTTACGCATCCGGATATGACCCGTTATTTTATGACCATTCCTGAGGCTGCAGAACTGGTGATTCAGTCCGGTGCGATGGCCAGAGGAGGCGATGTTTTTTTGCTGGATATGGGAGAACCTGTTTCTGTTCTGTCACTTGCCCGCAGAATGATTCTTCTTTCGGGCAGCAGTATAAAAGACAGTGATAATAGTGATGGGGATATAGAAATCGTGTTTACTGGATTGCGGCCTGGCGAGAAACTGTTTGAAGAGTTACTTATTGATATAGCAGGTAAGGAAAGTACATCCCATCCCAAAATTTTTCGAGCCCATGAAGCACACCCGGACTGGCATGGATTTTCCCTTTGTCTGGATCGTATTCATGGGGCTATGAATTATTGTTTCCCCCATGGGGCTCCGGCGTTTTGTGATTGTGATGCCATCCGGCGTATTCTTATGGAAAACGTGGATGGATATATGCCACAGTGTGATATTTCGGATCTGATTTGGGAAAAAATGTCTAGGAGAAATTGTATTGATAATCAACAGGTTTAA
- a CDS encoding selenium metabolism-associated LysR family transcriptional regulator, giving the protein MDLWQLNIFCKVVERKSFSRAGQAVHLSQPTISSHIRDLESHFGCRLIDRLGKEAVPTKAGRLLYQHARRMLQLRDETETAMAEFQGSIKGRFVVGGSTIPGAYILPRLVGGFAERHPDVTLSLVIGDSEQILAETLEGTLELGIIGALAKDRRAEQVCILEDVMGLMVPASNPLADRKSIDLETLSKTPFILREKGSGTRQAISSHLRTLGIAIEDLSVVAEMGNTQAVIQGIKSGLGVSILSPIAVEEELASGRIRCIPVEGLHLSRNFYLTRHKDRTPSPLCTAFIRYMQEVYKLPEDLI; this is encoded by the coding sequence ATGGATTTATGGCAGTTAAACATTTTCTGCAAGGTAGTGGAGCGCAAAAGCTTTTCCAGGGCAGGTCAGGCCGTGCACCTTTCTCAGCCCACCATCAGCAGTCATATCCGGGATCTGGAAAGCCATTTCGGATGCCGACTCATTGACAGACTGGGTAAAGAAGCCGTTCCCACCAAGGCAGGCCGCCTTCTGTATCAGCATGCCCGCCGCATGCTGCAGCTGCGGGATGAAACGGAAACTGCCATGGCGGAATTTCAGGGATCAATCAAAGGACGTTTTGTGGTGGGAGGCAGCACCATTCCGGGTGCATATATTCTTCCAAGGCTGGTAGGCGGATTTGCCGAACGCCATCCCGATGTCACCCTTTCCCTTGTCATCGGCGACAGCGAACAGATCCTTGCGGAAACCCTGGAAGGCACTCTGGAATTGGGAATTATCGGTGCCCTTGCCAAAGACCGCAGGGCGGAACAGGTCTGTATACTGGAAGATGTCATGGGACTGATGGTTCCTGCCTCTAATCCCCTGGCCGACCGCAAAAGCATTGATCTTGAAACTCTGTCCAAAACACCTTTTATTCTCAGGGAAAAGGGCTCAGGCACCCGTCAGGCCATCAGCAGCCACTTAAGAACCCTTGGCATCGCCATAGAAGACCTCTCTGTGGTGGCGGAAATGGGAAACACCCAGGCTGTGATACAGGGGATAAAAAGCGGACTAGGCGTTTCCATTCTATCTCCCATAGCCGTGGAAGAAGAGCTTGCTTCGGGCCGCATCCGCTGCATTCCCGTGGAAGGCCTGCACCTTTCCAGAAACTTCTACCTCACCCGGCACAAGGACAGAACACCTTCTCCCCTGTGCACGGCTTTTATCCGCTACATGCAGGAAGTGTACAAACTGCCGGAGGACTTAATTTAA
- the coaD gene encoding pantetheine-phosphate adenylyltransferase encodes MEPTEKIAIYPGSFDPLTNGHTDIIERALGIFDKVIVAILHNPKKTGLFTVEERKELIRESLSEYKDRIEVDSFGGLLVDYAEQKGAGAIVRGMRAMGDFESEFQMAMMNRRLNRDVQTVFLITGLRWIFTSSSVIKEAASFGADISGMVSPVVHQRLKEKLGKG; translated from the coding sequence ATGGAACCAACAGAAAAAATTGCCATTTATCCCGGCTCCTTCGACCCTTTGACCAACGGCCACACTGACATAATAGAACGGGCACTGGGCATTTTTGACAAAGTGATCGTCGCCATCCTCCACAACCCGAAAAAAACAGGTCTTTTTACGGTGGAAGAGCGCAAGGAACTTATCCGGGAGAGCCTTTCAGAATACAAAGACCGCATTGAAGTGGACAGCTTTGGTGGCCTGCTGGTGGATTATGCAGAACAAAAGGGGGCCGGAGCCATTGTCAGGGGCATGCGGGCCATGGGAGATTTTGAAAGTGAATTTCAGATGGCCATGATGAACCGCCGCCTGAACAGGGATGTACAGACTGTCTTTCTCATCACAGGGCTGCGCTGGATTTTCACCAGCTCTTCCGTAATCAAGGAAGCGGCCAGCTTCGGTGCGGATATCTCCGGCATGGTCAGCCCTGTGGTGCATCAGCGGCTTAAAGAAAAACTGGGCAAGGGATAA
- the rsmD gene encoding 16S rRNA (guanine(966)-N(2))-methyltransferase RsmD gives MRIIAGSLKRRSIKAPSGTDTRPTSDRLRESLFSILGSDRVQGARVLDLFAGTGALGMEALSRGALSAVFVEQHPQALKVLYYNIENLGLEDRSRIIKWNIRKDLRCLRNEAPFDLIFMDPPYGRGLTAITLEHLKKSGLLTSASCIICEHTAEDPLPPEKEGFIREDLRVYGKTLLARLSFLSDKEESH, from the coding sequence ATGAGGATTATTGCGGGCAGTCTCAAAAGGCGCAGCATCAAGGCCCCCTCCGGCACCGATACCCGCCCCACCAGCGACCGCCTCCGGGAAAGCCTTTTCTCCATACTGGGATCAGACCGTGTGCAAGGGGCAAGGGTACTGGATCTTTTTGCAGGAACCGGTGCCCTTGGCATGGAAGCCCTCAGCCGTGGTGCCCTGTCTGCGGTCTTTGTGGAGCAGCACCCCCAGGCCCTGAAGGTACTGTATTACAACATTGAAAACTTAGGCCTTGAAGACAGAAGCCGTATCATTAAGTGGAATATCAGAAAAGACCTCAGGTGCCTGCGCAATGAAGCCCCCTTTGACCTTATTTTCATGGATCCTCCCTATGGCAGGGGCCTTACGGCCATTACCCTTGAACACCTGAAAAAAAGCGGACTTCTGACATCCGCATCCTGTATCATCTGTGAGCACACGGCAGAAGATCCCCTGCCCCCGGAAAAGGAAGGGTTTATAAGGGAAGACCTTCGTGTCTACGGAAAAACCCTTCTGGCAAGGCTCTCCTTTCTGTCAGACAAAGAAGAGAGCCATTGA
- a CDS encoding sigma-54-dependent transcriptional regulator, producing MFPTLLIVDDEPGILKTLGDLLQDEGFEIKTAANGYEALKRIEEDIPDLVLLDIWMPGMDGIDTLKEIRKTEPHLPVVMITGHGTIDTAVTATKTGAFDFIEKPLSIDKVLITIHNALNFQKLEEENRYLKKKNLDRHAITGNSAPVQQLRLQVFQAAGSLMPALILGENGTGKELVARSLHQLSQRSEEALICVNCAAFSPEHIEHELFGMEKGGTDTTLARHKGSIEMAHQGSLFLDQVADLPMSAQGHLLRFLEDGRFHRAGGSREIQVDVRIIAATNRNLEQEIRLGNFREDLYYRLAVLPITVPPLRERKEDIAPLASLFLEEASLRGKIPVKTLSTEALALLCTHDWPGNVRELKNIMERIAISVQETDISKEILEELGFGLPALPDPMAARDYRSAMDLFSVMYLRRQLAIHNHSISEASEACGLDPETFQKLMEALAG from the coding sequence ATGTTTCCCACACTCCTCATTGTGGATGATGAACCCGGCATCCTGAAAACCCTGGGCGACCTTCTGCAGGATGAAGGTTTTGAGATAAAAACCGCAGCCAACGGATATGAAGCCTTAAAACGCATTGAAGAAGATATACCGGATCTGGTGCTGCTGGATATCTGGATGCCTGGTATGGACGGCATTGACACCTTAAAGGAAATCAGAAAAACAGAACCCCACCTGCCCGTGGTGATGATCACAGGCCACGGCACCATAGATACCGCTGTCACAGCAACAAAAACAGGGGCCTTTGATTTTATAGAAAAACCACTGTCCATAGACAAGGTGCTAATCACCATTCACAATGCCCTGAATTTCCAGAAACTGGAGGAAGAAAACCGCTACCTCAAGAAAAAAAATCTGGACCGCCACGCCATCACCGGTAATTCTGCACCTGTGCAGCAGCTGCGACTTCAGGTTTTCCAGGCAGCAGGGAGCCTTATGCCGGCCCTGATTCTGGGAGAAAACGGTACGGGCAAAGAACTGGTTGCCCGCAGCCTTCACCAGCTCAGCCAGCGTTCCGAGGAAGCCCTCATCTGTGTGAACTGTGCGGCCTTTTCTCCGGAACATATTGAACATGAGCTCTTTGGCATGGAAAAGGGCGGTACAGACACTACCCTTGCCCGCCACAAGGGCAGCATAGAAATGGCCCACCAGGGCAGTCTTTTTCTGGATCAGGTGGCAGATCTTCCCATGTCCGCCCAGGGACACCTTCTGCGCTTTCTGGAGGATGGGCGCTTTCACAGGGCCGGGGGCAGTCGGGAGATACAGGTGGATGTACGGATCATAGCCGCCACCAACAGAAATCTGGAGCAGGAAATCCGTCTGGGTAACTTCCGGGAAGATCTTTATTACAGGCTGGCCGTGCTTCCCATTACTGTTCCACCCTTAAGGGAAAGAAAGGAAGACATCGCTCCACTGGCAAGCCTTTTTCTTGAAGAAGCATCGCTCAGGGGAAAGATACCTGTAAAAACACTGAGCACCGAAGCCCTTGCCCTCCTATGCACCCATGACTGGCCGGGAAACGTACGGGAACTGAAAAACATCATGGAAAGGATCGCCATCTCCGTACAGGAAACAGACATTTCGAAAGAAATCCTTGAGGAACTGGGCTTTGGCCTGCCTGCACTGCCCGATCCCATGGCAGCAAGGGATTACCGGAGTGCCATGGATCTTTTCAGTGTCATGTATCTGCGCAGACAGCTTGCCATACACAACCACAGTATTTCGGAAGCATCAGAGGCCTGCGGTCTGGACCCGGAAACCTTTCAAAAACTCATGGAAGCTCTGGCAGGATGA
- a CDS encoding sensor histidine kinase, whose translation MPHNHTPSEERKRRKRELIIIVSLLPLVALLTFAETRFLNFGADFPLSHTLLMFAIININLLLLLLLIFLVFRNLVKLYYDRKHGQPGAKLRTRLLIAFVTLTLLPTTVLFIFSINFISTSIAFWFNIPVEQALDNSISVGRHIYTQANENNKFFIIKTSDEIHRKKLMHTSASKRLQAHAAGWLADLPVDTLDIHDPKGKILFSGKSDNMDASLTPLSPEEIFKLSLNDTPTKNITETFLSGELIRTIAAIPYGAESEAVEGYLVMGSRIPAALIRNLEAISQGSSEYQQVKLLRQPVQQVYYLALTIVALLVLFCAIWFAFYLARTITTPLMELADATRRIGEGDLQFQIAPAGDDEIGTLVNAFNRMTRDLQMGQEQLALSARMLRQQNTEIEERRRYIETILKNVSAGVISFNSSGIVTTINPSAEKMLGLSAESLLKRPYRKAIPESYHKLADIYSKKIQDSHSDLEIPISLTVGGQPRNFHMHFSALMDDTGRRMGTVMVFDDVTELEKAQRMAAWREVARRIAHEVKNPLTPLSLSAQRLRRKYKNMLKDPIFNECTRTIMDHVDVIRNLVNEFAEYARFPAARLRPGDLKPLVSDTVAAFREAHPGIHFSFHAEKKLPRIPMDAQQTHQLLLNLLGNAAGALEEKGEIQVALFKPSGKNILRLEIRDNGPGISPEEKGRLFEPYYSTKSSGTGLGLAIVNSIVIEHKATIEVLDNSPSGACFRIDYPLCEEK comes from the coding sequence ATGCCCCATAACCACACCCCCAGCGAGGAGAGAAAACGCCGTAAACGGGAACTTATTATTATTGTATCTCTTCTGCCCCTGGTGGCACTCCTTACCTTTGCAGAAACCCGCTTTCTGAATTTCGGCGCAGACTTTCCCCTGTCCCACACCCTGCTGATGTTTGCCATCATCAACATCAATCTTCTTCTTCTGCTGCTTCTCATCTTTCTGGTTTTCCGAAATCTGGTCAAACTCTACTATGACAGAAAACATGGACAGCCCGGTGCAAAGCTGCGTACCCGGCTGCTAATTGCCTTTGTTACACTTACCCTGCTGCCCACCACGGTACTTTTCATCTTTTCCATCAACTTCATTTCCACCAGCATAGCCTTCTGGTTCAACATACCCGTTGAACAGGCCCTGGACAACTCCATTTCGGTGGGAAGACACATCTACACACAAGCAAATGAAAACAATAAGTTTTTTATAATAAAAACCTCCGATGAAATTCACAGAAAAAAACTGATGCATACTTCTGCGTCAAAACGCCTTCAGGCCCATGCCGCAGGCTGGCTGGCAGACCTTCCCGTGGATACGCTGGACATCCATGATCCAAAAGGGAAAATACTTTTTTCCGGCAAATCAGACAATATGGATGCCAGCCTCACTCCCCTTTCTCCCGAAGAAATATTCAAACTGAGTCTGAACGATACACCCACAAAAAATATCACCGAAACCTTTCTTTCCGGTGAACTCATCCGCACCATTGCCGCCATTCCCTACGGGGCAGAAAGCGAGGCCGTTGAAGGCTATCTGGTAATGGGCAGCCGCATTCCCGCAGCCCTTATCCGTAATCTTGAAGCCATTTCCCAGGGCAGCAGTGAATATCAGCAGGTGAAACTGCTCCGGCAGCCGGTACAACAGGTATATTATCTGGCCCTCACCATCGTGGCTCTGCTGGTGCTTTTCTGCGCCATATGGTTTGCCTTCTATCTGGCCCGCACCATTACCACACCCCTTATGGAGCTGGCCGATGCCACCCGTCGCATCGGCGAGGGAGATTTACAGTTTCAGATTGCCCCCGCAGGCGATGATGAAATAGGAACCCTTGTGAATGCCTTCAACCGCATGACCAGGGATCTGCAGATGGGACAGGAGCAGCTGGCCCTTTCCGCACGAATGCTGCGCCAGCAGAATACAGAAATTGAAGAACGCAGGCGCTACATTGAAACCATCTTAAAAAATGTTTCTGCCGGGGTGATCTCCTTCAATTCATCGGGCATTGTCACCACCATCAATCCTTCAGCGGAAAAAATGCTGGGCCTTTCCGCAGAAAGCCTGCTCAAACGCCCCTACAGAAAAGCAATTCCCGAATCCTACCACAAGCTGGCCGATATCTACTCAAAAAAAATACAGGACAGCCACAGCGACCTGGAAATACCCATCTCCCTTACCGTAGGCGGCCAGCCAAGGAATTTTCACATGCACTTTTCTGCACTCATGGATGATACAGGCAGACGCATGGGAACGGTCATGGTCTTTGATGACGTAACAGAACTGGAAAAGGCCCAGCGCATGGCCGCATGGCGGGAGGTTGCAAGGCGCATTGCCCATGAGGTAAAAAACCCCCTCACCCCCCTTTCCCTTTCTGCCCAGCGCCTGCGCCGCAAATACAAAAACATGCTGAAAGATCCGATTTTTAACGAATGTACCCGCACCATCATGGATCATGTGGATGTCATCCGCAATCTTGTAAATGAATTTGCAGAGTATGCCCGTTTCCCGGCAGCAAGGCTCAGGCCCGGAGATCTTAAGCCCCTTGTTTCGGACACTGTGGCTGCCTTCCGTGAAGCCCACCCCGGCATTCACTTTTCCTTTCACGCAGAAAAAAAACTTCCCCGTATCCCCATGGATGCCCAACAGACCCATCAGCTCCTCCTCAACCTTCTGGGCAATGCCGCAGGTGCCCTGGAAGAAAAAGGTGAAATTCAGGTTGCCCTTTTCAAACCATCGGGTAAAAACATCCTGCGCCTTGAAATCCGGGACAATGGACCGGGAATCTCACCGGAGGAAAAGGGACGGCTTTTTGAACCCTACTATTCCACCAAAAGCAGCGGCACCGGCCTGGGACTGGCCATTGTCAACTCCATTGTCATAGAGCACAAGGCTACCATTGAGGTTCTTGATAACAGCCCTTCGGGTGCATGTTTCCGTATCGACTACCCCCTCTGCGAGGAAAAGTAA
- a CDS encoding DUF4390 domain-containing protein — protein MLVNTETQGRRAMGFSPFLQTQIQKKTRHHALHCLKALLLFLLLQPLIFIQTADAGEASITSLILAQNDLSIEIHLRTEGAFTPKIEAAVQSGVPVTFSFFLVLESPRRFWRFAEIANITVTHTIRYNAIRESYTVTRSWEGFAPHETRDFEEAKRKMGSLSNLVIAQVDELERKQQYRLRAKAKLSEFTLPLYLHHILFFLSFWDFETDWYSIDFIF, from the coding sequence ATGCTGGTCAATACCGAAACACAGGGGCGCAGGGCTATGGGTTTTTCACCTTTTCTACAAACTCAGATTCAAAAAAAAACAAGGCACCATGCCCTGCATTGCCTTAAGGCTCTGCTTTTATTTCTCCTGCTCCAGCCCCTTATATTCATCCAGACGGCGGATGCAGGGGAAGCATCCATAACAAGCCTTATTCTGGCCCAGAACGATTTGTCCATTGAAATTCACCTGCGCACGGAAGGAGCCTTCACACCCAAAATAGAAGCCGCCGTGCAAAGCGGTGTTCCTGTGACCTTCTCTTTTTTCCTTGTTCTGGAAAGCCCCCGCCGTTTCTGGCGTTTTGCTGAAATTGCCAATATCACGGTCACCCATACCATCCGCTACAATGCCATACGGGAAAGTTATACCGTTACCCGCTCCTGGGAAGGCTTCGCCCCCCATGAAACAAGAGATTTTGAAGAAGCCAAACGAAAGATGGGCTCACTGTCCAACCTTGTCATTGCCCAGGTCGATGAACTGGAAAGAAAACAGCAATACAGGCTGCGGGCCAAAGCCAAACTCAGCGAATTTACCCTGCCCCTTTATCTGCATCACATCCTTTTTTTTCTTTCATTCTGGGACTTTGAAACAGACTGGTACAGCATTGATTTTATCTTCTAA
- a CDS encoding acyltransferase: MRKDHRPYFIKKAYNRFQKFYLKKFLKPEFESLGHGIHAIKPWYMEVFGGPVRVGSFTTIIASPDSRVRLCVWSDKKDIHGIEIGDYCLICPGTRISAAEKIIIGSNTMMANGVYITDSDWHDLYDRSMPIGITKPVIIGDNVWLGDSAIIGKGVTIGNNSIIGAGSVVVKDIPENCIAAGNPAMVVRQLDPERKIVTRGDWLSDPKEVGRQFDLLDRDLLRGNTVFGWLRSLVAPRHQD, from the coding sequence TTGCGTAAAGATCATCGCCCCTACTTCATAAAAAAAGCATATAACCGGTTTCAGAAGTTTTACTTAAAAAAATTTCTGAAACCGGAATTTGAAAGCTTAGGCCATGGCATCCATGCCATCAAACCCTGGTATATGGAAGTTTTCGGAGGCCCTGTCCGGGTCGGCAGTTTCACCACCATCATAGCCAGCCCTGATTCCAGGGTAAGACTCTGTGTCTGGAGCGACAAAAAAGACATCCATGGCATTGAGATCGGTGACTACTGCCTCATCTGTCCCGGCACCCGCATCAGTGCTGCAGAAAAAATAATCATCGGCTCCAACACCATGATGGCCAACGGAGTTTACATCACTGATTCTGACTGGCACGACCTCTATGACAGATCCATGCCCATCGGCATCACAAAACCAGTGATCATAGGCGACAATGTCTGGCTGGGGGACAGTGCCATCATCGGCAAGGGTGTGACCATAGGCAATAACAGTATCATCGGTGCCGGCAGTGTGGTGGTCAAGGATATTCCAGAAAACTGCATTGCCGCTGGCAACCCTGCAATGGTTGTACGGCAGCTGGACCCTGAAAGGAAAATCGTAACCCGGGGAGACTGGCTTTCGGACCCAAAGGAAGTAGGCCGACAGTTTGACCTCCTGGACAGGGATCTTTTGCGGGGAAATACGGTCTTCGGCTGGCTGCGGTCCCTGGTGGCTCCCCGTCATCAGGACTAA
- a CDS encoding phenyltransferase domain-containing protein, with product MEVKTSKQNLPLPLDTDIVGASILATQRESGEIPWCGGDKTDPWDMVESIMGLSIAGHHAAARKGFAWLKDQQLENGAWYASYKNGLPDDRTQDTNMTAYIATGLFHDWLITKDRAFLEEYWPVLEKAMAFILDMQSPDGEIWWARSPEGKLDPMCLLTGSSSIFMSLKCACAIAFILEKPSEAWQKALTKLGHAIRHRRHVFNVSKSRYSMDWFYPVLCGALSGPEAQKRIDKYWKKFIVEDMGVRCVSDNPWVTMAETSELVLALAAMGNTGQARIVFNWILDRRYEDGSFWCGFTFPDMVIWPEDRLTWTNAVVLMAADALYGITPAAGLFDHAFWADNPYGVITDAF from the coding sequence ATGGAAGTCAAAACCTCAAAACAAAACCTTCCCCTACCCCTGGATACGGACATTGTCGGTGCCAGCATCCTTGCCACCCAGAGGGAGTCCGGAGAAATCCCCTGGTGCGGGGGAGACAAAACAGATCCCTGGGACATGGTGGAATCCATCATGGGGCTCTCCATTGCAGGCCACCATGCTGCAGCACGCAAAGGCTTTGCATGGCTTAAGGATCAGCAGCTGGAAAACGGTGCCTGGTACGCCTCCTATAAAAACGGTCTTCCCGATGACCGCACCCAGGACACCAACATGACTGCCTACATTGCCACAGGCCTTTTCCACGACTGGCTGATCACAAAGGACAGGGCTTTTCTGGAAGAATACTGGCCCGTGCTGGAAAAGGCCATGGCTTTCATTCTGGATATGCAGTCTCCGGACGGAGAAATCTGGTGGGCCAGAAGCCCGGAAGGCAAACTTGATCCCATGTGCCTTCTCACGGGCTCAAGCTCCATCTTCATGAGTCTCAAATGTGCCTGCGCCATTGCATTCATCCTTGAAAAGCCCTCAGAAGCATGGCAGAAAGCCCTTACAAAGCTGGGCCATGCCATCCGCCACCGCCGCCATGTCTTCAACGTATCCAAGTCCCGCTACTCCATGGACTGGTTCTACCCCGTTCTCTGCGGTGCCCTTTCCGGGCCGGAAGCCCAGAAGCGCATTGATAAATACTGGAAAAAATTTATTGTGGAAGACATGGGTGTGCGCTGTGTTTCAGACAACCCCTGGGTAACCATGGCAGAAACCTCGGAGCTGGTTCTGGCCCTGGCCGCCATGGGCAATACCGGACAGGCCCGCATTGTTTTCAACTGGATTCTGGATCGCAGATACGAAGACGGCTCTTTCTGGTGCGGCTTCACCTTCCCGGACATGGTCATCTGGCCCGAAGACAGGCTGACCTGGACCAATGCGGTGGTACTCATGGCTGCAGATGCCCTTTACGGTATTACTCCGGCAGCGGGCCTTTTTGACCATGCTTTCTGGGCAGACAATCCCTATGGCGTCATTACGGACGCTTTTTAA